CCCGGACCGGGAATGGTCCGTCGTTTGCCTGAGGGCCTCGGCCCTCAACTGGCACGACGTGCTGGTTCGGCAGGGCAAGTACGGCTCGCTGCTGCCGCACGTCCCCGGCGCCGACGGCGCCGGCGTCGACGTGGAGACCGGCGACGAGGTTTTGGTGCTGCCGTCGCTGTGGTGGGGTGACGACGAGTCGGCCCCGGGGGCGCGGTGGGAGATCCTCGGCGACCATCGCCCGGCACCTATGCGGAGCTGGTCCGCGTCCCGCGCGAGTGTGTCGTGCCAAAGCCGCGCAATATGAGCTGGACCGAGGCCGCGGCGCTGCCGCTGGTGGGCCTGACCACGTACCGGGCCTTGTTTTCCCGGGGACGACTGCGCGCGGGGGAGTCGCTGCTCGTGCTCGGCGCCGGCGGCGGGGTCGCGACGATGGCGGTGTCGCTCGGCGCCGCAGCCGGCTGCGAGGTGGTGGTCACCTCCTCGTCGGCGGCGAAGATCGAGCGGGCGCGTGAACTGGGCGCCGCCGGAGGAGTCCGGTACGACGAGCCCGACTGGCCGGCGGCGGCGAAGAAGTTGTCTGGATGCGGCAGAGGCTTCGACGTTGTCCTGGACTCGGTCGGCACCTGGGGCTCGTCGCTCGCGACCGTGCGGCCGGGCGGTCGACTCGTCGTGCTGGGCGCGACGCGCGGCGAGCGGGTCGCGCTGGACGTCAGGCCGTTCTACTTCGGTCAGTTCGACGTGCCCGGCACCACGATGGGCAGTCCACGTGACTTCGCCGGACTGCTCCGGTTCCTCGACGAGTACGATGTGCCGCCGCCGGTCGTCGACCGGGTCTTTCCGCTCGACGAGGCGGCCGCCGCACACCGGTATCTCGAGAGCGGTGGCGGCTTCGGCAAGGTCATCCTGGAGCAGTCTGCGCCGCCGGAAGGACCCGTGCGATGACCGGCTTGGTGCGCTACGCGGTGGACGAGCACGCCGTCGCCTTCGTGACCCTCGACTCGCCCCGCACCCGCAACGCCCCCAGCGACGACCTGCGTGACCTGAGCCTCCCCGAGGCGCTGTCCGCCCTGCGCTCCCAGCTGGCCCTCGCCTTCACCACCGAGGACATCGTGGAGGGCGTGGCGGCGTTTCGCGAGAAGCGCGACCCCGTCTGGAAGGTGCGCTAGCACGAGAGTAGGAGACCCATGAAGATCGTCGTCTGCGTGAAGTTCGTGCCAGATGCCACCGCGGACCGGCGGTTCCGCCCCGGGGACAACACGGTGGACCGGGCCGGTGTCGACGGGTTGTTGTCGGAGCTGGACGAAAACGCTGTCGAGGCCGCGCTGGCCATCAAGGAGGCCGGATCCGGTGATGGCCCTGGCACGGAGGTGACCGTGCTCACGGTCGGGCCGGAGCAGGCCGCGGATGCGGTGAAGAAAGCGCTGCAGATGGGCGCCGACGCTGGGGTGCACGTGGTGGACGACGCGATCCAGGGTTCGGACGCGGTGGCGACCTCGCTGGTGCTGGCGACGGCGCTGGGCAAGCTGGAGCACGACCTAGTGGTGTTCGGGATGGAGTCCACCGACGGCGCGATGGGCGTGGTGCCCGCGATGGTCGCCGAGCGGCTCGGCCTGCCGGCGGTCACGCTGGGCTCGGAGGTGACCATGGGCGGCTCGACGGTGCGGATCCGCCGAGACGGTGACGTCTCAAGCGACACGGTCGAGGGCACGTTGCCGCTGGTTCTGAGCGTGACGGATGCGGCGAACGAACCGCGGTACCCGTCGTTCAAGGGGATCATGGCGGCGAAGAAGAAGCCGGTGCAGACCTGGGCGCTATCCGATCTGGGCTTGTCGGCCGATGAGGTCGGCGGTTCGGTGGCGTGGTCGCAGGTCACCGGGGTGACCGCGCGGCCGCCGCGGAGCGCGGGCACGGTTGTCACCGACTCCGACGGGACGGGCGCCGCGCAGCTCGTCGAGTTCCTGTCCAGCAACAAGTTCCTCTGAGGAGCAGCCGAGTCATGTCGAACATTCTGGTTCTCGCCGACCACGTCGGTGGCACGGTCCGCAAGACCACCGCGGAACTCCTCACCATCGCCCGCCGCCTCGGCGAGCCGGTGGCGGTCTACATTGGGGACGGTGTCGAGCAGGCCCTGCCCGCGCTGGGTGAGTACGGTGCGGCGAAGGTGATCGCGCTGACCAACCCGGAGCTGTCGCAGTACCTGGTCACGCCGAAGGCCGAGGCGCTGCAGCAGGTGGCGCAGAAAGTGGAGCCGACGGCGATCCTGATCTCCTCGAGCTCGGAGGGCAAGGAGATCGCCGCCCGGCTCGCGGTGAAGCTGGAGTCCGGCTTGATCACCGACGCCGTGGACGTGCAGTCCGGTGACGGTGGCCCGGTGACCACGCAGTCGGTGTTCGCCGGCAGCTACACGGTTCACGCCACGGTGACCAAGGGCACGCCGATCATCACGGTCAAGCCGAACGCCTCCACCCCCGAGGCCGCGCAGGCCGCCGGGACGCAGCCGGAGGTCGAGGAGATCGTCGTGTCGATCTCGGGCGCGGCGAAGACCGCGCGGATCACGGCGTCGAGGCCGCGGGAGGCGACGGGTCGTCCGGAGCTGACCGAGGCCGCGATCGTGGTGTCCGGCGGACGTGGCACCGGCGGGGACTTCGGCCCGGTCGAGGCGTTCGCCGATTCCCTCGGTGCGGCGGTGGGTGCGTCCCGGGCCGCCGTGGACTGCGGCTGGTACCCGCACGCCTGCCAGGTCGGCCAGACTGGCAAGACCGTCGCGCCGCAGCTCTACGTCGCGGCTGGAATCTCCGGCGCGATCCAGCACCGGGCCGGCATGCAGACCTCGAAGACGATCGTCGCGATCAACAAGGACGCCGAGGCTCCGATCTTCGAGCTCGCTGACTTCGGCGTGGTCGGTGACCTGCACAAGGTCCTCCCGGACGCCACCGACGATATCAACAGCCGCAAGGGCTGACTCACCCGGCATGATCGTGGCACGCATGCGGCTATGGGTCTGCGCGGGTCCCGATCCCCGGAGCCATCGTCGAACTCTCACACGAGCTCTTCGGCTGCCAGACCCTCAGCCCGTGACGGCGACGGGAAAGGTCCAGAAGCACGTCCTGCGCGCCGATATCAAGGAGAAGCTCAGCTGAGGCTCGCGAGACCCCGTGGGTCAGCCTTTTGGTCTGACCTATAGTATAGTTTTAACCGGATCGAAGAGATGGGTGACGGATGGATCTCTCGGACGCCCCGGACGAGGCGCAGTTCCGGCGCGACCTGCGCGCCTGGCTAGAGAAGAGCCTTCTCGAGCTGCCCTGGCCCGAGCCCGCCGACCTGGTCGAGAAGGCCCCGTTCTGGCGGCAGTGGCAGGCCATGCTCTGCGAGGCCGGCTACACCGGGCTGACCTGGCCACGCGAGTACGGCGGGCAGGGGCTGGACGAGCGCATACGGGTGATCTTCGGCGAGGAGTGCGATCTGGCCGGGGCCCCGGAGCGGCTCAACATCATCGGCGAGGACTTCGCCGGCCCGACCATCGCCCACTTCGGGACGGACCGTCAGAAGGACCGGTATCTCCGGCCGATTCTCACCGGTGAGGAGATCTGGTGCCAGCTCTTCTCCGAGCCCGACTCGGGGTCTGACCTCGCCTCGCTGCGCACGAAGGCCACGAAGGTCGAGGGCGGCTGGCGGATCCAGGGCCAGAAGATCTGGACCAGCCGGGCCCAGCTCGCGGCCCATGCGATCCTGCTCGCGCGCACGGGCGGTGGGCCCCGCCACAAGGGCATCACCTACTTCCTGCTGCCGATGGGCAGCGAGGGCGTCACGGTCCGGCCGCTTGCCCACATGCTCGGCGAGGCGGAGTTCAACGAGGTCTTCCTCGACGATGTGTTCCTGTCCGACGATGCCGTCGTCGGCGAGGTCGACGGGGGCTGGGCCGTTGCTATGGGCACCCTCGCCTTCGAACGGGTCGCCATCGCGACCGGCAGGGTGAACACCACCAAAGCCGTCGACGACCTCGTCGCCGAGATCCGGCTCATGACGGACGACGCGGGCCACCCGCTCGGCGCCGACCCGCACGTCCGGCAGCGGGTGGCCGACCTGTGGGCGCGGGCCCTGGTGCACCACACCATCAGCCAGCGGGTGATCTCCGGCGCGGCCGCCGCCGGGCCGCCCGGCCCGGTCACCTCGATCGGCAAGCTGTACTTCTGCCCGCTGGTCGAGGACCTAGCCGACTTCCGCCTCTCGCTCGAACCGCTCGCCGGCCAGTTCGGGCTCGACGACACCTCGCCGGAGGCCGCCCGCGCCCGCCGGTGGCTCCGCCTCGCCAACCAGGCACGCGGTACGGCCATCGCAGGCGGCTCGACGTTCATCCAGCGCAACATCGTCGCCGAACGCATTCTCGGCATGCCGAGGGGATGACATGACCTACACCTGGCACCCGTCTCGGGACTACCTGGATCACTCCAACGTGGCCCGGCTGATGCGCACGCTCGGCGTCGCCACCGCGGACGAGCTGCGGGCCCGGTCGGTGGCGGACATCGGTGCGTTCTGGGACACCGTCACCCGCGATCTCGGCATCGAGTTCCGCACGCCGTACTCGCAGGTGGTGGACCTCACCCGCGGCACCGAGTACCCCGAGTGGTTCTCCGGCGGCACGATCAACATCGTCGATGCGGCCCTGGGGCGCTGGAAGGACGTCACGCCCGGCGCCACCGCGGTCGTCCACGAGGCTGAGGCCGGGACCGTGCGGCGGCTGACGTTCGCCGAGCTCGACGACCAGGTCGCCCGGGTCCGGGCGGGGCTGCGCGCCCGGGGCATCGGCAAGGGCGACGCCGTGGCGATCTACCTGCCGATGGCGCCGGAGGCGGTGGTCGCGATGTACGCCGTGGCGAGCATCGGGGCGATGGTGGTCCCGCTTTTCTCCGGCTTCGCCCCGAACGCGATCGCCTCGCGGCTCCAGGACGCGGACGCCAAGGCGGTCATCACCGCGGACGGTACGACGCGCCGGCGTCGTACCGTGCTGCTGAAGCCGCAGCTGGACGAGGCGCTGAAGGCATGCCCCGACGTAGAGGTGGTCGCCGTGGTCGACAACATCGGCGAGGCCGTCACGCTCGAGCCCGGCCGCGACGTCGAGTGGGCCGAGCTGCTGGCGGCGGACCCGGACCTGGAGATCGAGCCGACCTCGGCGTCGGACGTGCTGCTGCTCGCCTACACGTCCGGGACGACCGGCCGGCCGAAGGGCGCGGTGCACACGCATGCCGGCTTCCTCGTCAAGGTGGCCAGCGAGGTCGCCTACGGCTTCGAGCTCGCGCCCGGCCGGACGTTCTGCTGGATCACCGACATGGGCTGGATCATGGGGCCGCTGTCGATCTTCGGCGCGCACGCCTGCGGCGGCACCCTGCTGCTCTACGAAGGCTCCCCCGACGTCCCGGGCACCAGCCGGCTCTGGGACCTCGTCGAGCGGCACGGCGTGTCGACGCTCGGCGTCTCGCCGACGCTGGTCCGGACGTTGCGAGCCGCCGGCACCCGTCCGGCCGGTGACCTGTCCTCGGTCCGGGTCCTGGGATCGACCGGCGAACCCTGGGACCCTGAGTCCTACGATTGGCTGGCCCGGGACGTCTTCGGCGGGCGGGTCCCCGTCATCAACTTCTCCGGCGGCACCGAGGTGGGCGGCTCGTTCCTGTGCCCCTACCCGGTGGAGGAGATCCGCAGCTGCTCCCTGGGCGGTCCGGCGCTGGGCATGGACGTCGACGTGGTCGACGACGTCGGCCGGTCGCTGCGCGGCAGCGTCGGCGAGCTCGTCTGCCGCCAGCCCTGGCCGTCGATGACGCGCGGGGTCTGGAAGGACGACGAGCGGTACCGCGAGGCCTACTGGTCGACGTACCCCGGCCTGTGGCGGCACGGGGACTACGCCCTGGCGGACGACACCGGCTGGTTCATCCTCGGCCGCTCCGATGACGTGATGAACGTGGCCGGCAAACGCGTCGCCCCGGCGGAGATCGAGGCGGTGCTCGCGACCGACGCCGCCGTCGCCGAGTCCGCGGTCGTCGGGATCCCGGACGCGACGAAGGGCGAGGCGATCTGGGCCTTCTGGGTCCGACGGGCCGGCGCAACGGACGGCGGCGGGGGCGACGGGGACGACGGGGTGGTGTCGGCGCGGCTCACTGCGCTGGTTGCCGCCGAGGTAGGCAAGCCGTTCGCACCTGCGCGCGTGGTCCGCGTCGGACAGCTGCCGAAGACCAGGTCGGCCAAGATCATGCGCCGGGCGATCCGCGCGGCCGTGCTCGACACTGATCCCGGGGATCTGTCCGGGGCCGAGAACCCCGAGGCCGTCCAGGACATCCGGTCCCAGGTCAAGGAGTTGGGCTGATGCGGTGGCAGCTGTCCGAGGAGCAGGAGGCCTACCGGCAGTCTTTCGGCGCCTGGCTCGCCGACGTGGCCCCACGCGAGGCGATGCGCCGGTGGCTCGGTGACGGTGACGCGGCGGAGTTCGCCGGGCGGCTGGTCCGCGACGGATGGGCCGGGGTCGGCGTGCCGGAAGCCCTGGGCGGTCAGGGCGGCGGGCTCGTCGAGCTGGCCCTCACGGCCGAGTTGCTCGCCGGGGCGAGTGCTCCGTCCGCGACCTGGCTGGCGACCGCGCTCGCGGTACCCGCGCTCGGCTCGGGGACGGACATCGCCGCCTTCGAGGGTGAGCACGTGGCATTGCTCTGTCCGGCCAACGCGATCCCCGGTGCGGGGCCCCGCCTCACGATCGACCGTGAGGGGCTCCTGCACGGGGCGGTCCCGCGCGTGCTCGCCGGTGACCTGGCGGCGCGGTTCGTGGCGGTGGTGGACGGCCCGGACGGCTCGCCGCGCCTGCGTCTGGCGTCGGCGGGGGCCGGAGTGCGGGCGCAGACCCGCCGGCTGCTCGACCGGAGCCGGTCGGTGGCCGACGTCGTGATCGAGGGCGCGCCGTCCGAGCCACTCGATGTCGATGCTCGGGAGTTCCTGGCTGGCTGCGCCGCACGTGCCGCCGTGCTGGTCGCCGCAGACTCATTGGGAGCCATGGCGCGGATGCTCGACCTGGCCGTCGAGTACAGCAAGCAGCGTCATCAGTTCGGCGTGCCGATCGGCTCGTTCCAGGCCGTCAAGCACGCCGCCGCGACCATCCTGGTCGAGGTCGAGGCGGCCCGGTCGGCGGTGTACTTCGCCGCGGCGTCGGTCGACGGCGGTGGTCCGCAGTCGGCGCTGCACGCAGCCGCCGTCAAGGCGCAGGTCACCGCCGCTGGCGTGCGGGTGGCCGACAGCGCGCTGACCTTGCACGGCGCGATCGGCTACACCTGGGAGCACGATCTGCAGCTGTTCTACAAGCGGGCCAAGCTCGACGAGTACCTGTACGGCGGCCCGACGACGTGGAACGAGCGCATCGCCGAGGGACTCAATCTGGTGCCCGTCTAGATTTTTGGTCAGTCCATTTGATATGGTCATTCCAGAAACGAGGGAGGATTGCCGTGGACTTCGAGCTCTCAGAGGACCAGACGACGATCCGCCGCGCGGTCGCCGAGCTGGCCGCCAAGTTCGACGACCAGTACTGGATGGAGAAGGACGCCGCGCACGAGTTCCCCGCCGAGTTCTACCAGGCGTTCGCGGACGGCGGCTGGCTCGGGATCACCATTCCGGAGGAGTACGGCGGGCACGGCTTCGGCATCACCGAGGCGGCGCTGCTGCTGGAGGAGGTGTCGGCCTCCGGCGCCGGGATGAACGGCGCGAGCTCGATGCACCTGTCGATCTTCGGCATGCACCCGGTGATCGTGCACGGGTCGGAGGAGATGAAGCGGGAGAACCTGCCGCGCATCGTCAGCGGCGACCTGCACGTGTGCTTCGGCGTCACCGAGCCCGGCGCGGGCCTGGACACCACGCGGATCACGACGTTCGCCAGGCGGGACGGCTCGGACTACGTCGTGAACGGCCGCAAGGTGTGGATCTCCAAGGCGATGGAGTCGGAGAAGGTGCTGCTGCTGACCCGGACGACCAGGTTCGAGGACGTCACGAAGAAGACGGACGGGCTGACGCTCTTCCTCACCGACCTCGACCGGGACCACGTTGACATCCGGCCGATCAGGAAGATGGGCCGCAATGCGGTCAGCTCGAACGAGCTGTTCATCGACGACCTGCGCGTGCCCGAGGCGCACCGGGTCGGCGAGGAGGGCCAGGGCTTCAGGTACATCCTGGATGGCCTCAACCCGGAGCGGATGCTGGTCGCGGCGGAAGCACTGGGCCTGGGCCGGGTCGCGCTGCGCCGCGCGGTGCGCTACGGCAACGAGCGGGTGGTCTTCGGCCGGCCGATCGGCATGAACCAGGGACTGCAGTTCCCACTGGCCGACTCGCTGGCCCGGCTCGACGCCGCCGAGCTCACGTTGCGCAAGGCCACTTGGCTCTACGACAACGGCAAGCCGTGCGCCAGGGAGGCGAACACCACGAAGTACCTGTGCGCCGACGCCGGCTTCGAGGCGGCGGACCGGGCGCTGCAGACGTTCGGGGGGATGGGGTATTCCGAGGAGTACCACGTCGCGCGGTACTTCCGTGAGGCGCGGCTGCTGAGGATTGCCCCGCTCAGCCAGGAGATGGTCCTCAACTTCCTCGGTGAGCACGTGCTCGGCCTGCCCAGGAGCTACTGATGTTCTCCCTTGCCGGGCGCTCCGCGCTCGTGACCGGCGCCGGCCAGGGCATCGGCGGGGCGGTCGCCAGGGCGCTGGCCGCGGCCGGCGCGGCGGTGCTGGTGACCGACGTGGACAAGGACGCGGCGGCCGCGGCGACCGCCGAGATCGTGTCCGCCGGCGGCCGGGCCGAGTCCGCGGTGCTCGACGTGCGCGACGCCGGGCAGGCGGCCCGGGCGGCCGAGCAGGCCGCCGAACTGACCGGGGGGACCCTCCACGTCGTGGTGAACAACGCCGGGGTGATCGCGCCGGCGATGTTCGCGAAGATGACGGCCGAACAGTTCCAGTTCGTGCTCGACGTCCACGTCGGAGGCACGTTCACCGTCAGCCAGGCCGCACTGCCATTCCTGGCCGTGGACGGCACCGGCCGTATCATCAACGTCACCTCGGCCGCCGGACTGGTGGGCACCATCGGCCAGGTCAACTACGGCGCGGCCAAGGCCGCCGTCGTCGGCCTCACGAAGTCGCTGGCCAAGGAGCTGGCGAAGAAGCAGATCACCGTGAACGCGGTCGCTCCGCTGGCGGCGACGGCGATGACCGAGAACATCCGCACCAACGAGAAGCTGGCCGCCAAGACGCTCGCCCGGATCCCGCTCGGCCGGTGGGCCCACCCCGACGAGATCGCCGCCACCTTCGTCTTCTTCGCGTCGGACGCGGCGTCGTACATCACCGGCCAGGTCCTGCCGGTCGACGGAGGGACGGTCATCTGATGCCGAAGGAAAGCCCCATGACCCGGTCGGGTCGGGAGGCGCTGATCGTGGAGGCGCTACGGACCCCGATGGGCAAGGCGCACCCGGTGCGCGGCTGGTACCGGGACACGCATCCGAACGAGATGCTGGGCGTCGTCTACACGGCCTTGCTGGACCGCACCGGGCTGGCCCCGGAGGCCGTCGAGGACATCGTCATCGGGTGCACCGCGCCGTTCGGCGAGCAGTCGCGCAACGTCGCCCGCAACGCCTGGCTGCAGGCCGGCTACCCGGCCGAGGTGCCGGCCACCGTGCTCGACCGCCGCTGCGGTTCGGCCCAGACCGCGGTGGAGATGGCGGCCGCGCTCGTCGCCTCGGGTACTCACGACGTCGTCCTGGCTGGCGGCGTGGAGCACATGGGCCACGTGCCCATGGGCTCACCGGCGAAGATCTCCGAGCTGTACGGCGACCCGTGGCCGCCTGTGCTGCGCGAGCGGTACGACTTCGTGTCGCAGGGCGAGAGCGCGGAGCTGATCGCCGACCGGTGGGACATCGGCCGGGCAGAGATGGACGCGTTCGCCGTGCGGTCGCATCGGCTGGCAGCGGAGGCGGTGGCCGCGGGGAGGTTCGAGCGGGAGATGATCCCGCTCGAGCTGAACGGGGAGAAGCGGACCAGCGACCAGGCGATCCGTCCGGGAACGTCGATGGAGAGCCTGGCCGGGCTCAGGACCGTGTTCCGGGAACGCGGCGGGCGGATCACGGCGGGAAGTTCGTCCCCGATCTCCGACGGCGCCGCCGGAGTGCTGGTCGCCTCCCGTGACGGTGCGGACCGGTACGGCCTTCGCCCGCGGGCCGGCATCCTCGACCAGACCACGGTCGGGGTCGACCCGATCATCATGCTGACCGGCCCTATCCCGGCCACCCGCAAGCTGCTGGACCGCAACCGGATGACGATCGACGACATCGACCTGGTAGAGATCAACGAGGCGTTCAGCTCGGTGGTCCTGGCGTGGGAACGTGAGCTGAAGCCCGACATGGGGCGGGTCAACGTCAACGGCGGTGCCATCGCCCTCGGCCACCCGGTGGGCGCCTCTGGGGCGCGTCTGTTCGGCACCTTGCTGGCCGAAATGGAGCGCCGCGACGCCGAGATCGGGCTGGTCACCATGTGCTGCGGCGGCGGGCTCGGCACGGCCACCCTGGTACAGCGGATCGACGCATGATCGACCTCGGCAGGTACATCGCCGCCGGCGACGGCGTGTGGTGGGGTCAGGGCGGCGCCGAGCCGGAGCCGCTGGTCAACGCCCTGCTGGAGCAGGCCGACCGCATAGGTCCCATCCGCGCGTTCTGCGGGCTCACCTGGAACGAGCGGCTGTCAGGCGACCTGCCCGACTCGCTGCCTGACTCCCTCACGGTGCTCTCCTATGGCGGGCTGGGGGAACTGCGCCGGCTGAGCCGGCACGGCCTGCTGGACGTGGTGCCCTGCCACTACTCCGCGCTTCCCCGGATGTTCGAGCGAGGTCAGCTCCCATCCGACGTCGGGCTGGTGCAGGTGTCCCCGCCCGACGCCGACGGGCTGGTCTCGCTCGGCATCGGCGTGGAGTACGTCGCGGACGCGCTGAAACACACCCGCACCCTGATCGCCGAGGTCAACCACCGGATGCCGCGCACCAGGGGCAGTACTGGGCTGCCGCTGTCGGCCTTCGCCGCCGTGGTCGAGACCGACCGGCCGCTGCGGGAGGCGCCCGCCCGCGCGCCCGACGCGGTGGACCGGGTGATCGCCGATCACGTGGCCAGCTTGGTCGAGGACGGCGACACGCTGCAGCTGGGCGTCGGCTCGCTGCCCAGCGCGGTCCTCGAATCCCTCGCCGGGCACACCGACCTCGGCTTCCACACCGGGATGATCACCGACGGCGTAACGGCCCTGGTGGAAAAGGGCGTCGTCACCGGCGCGCGCAAGGAGATCGACCAGGGACTGATCGTCACCGGCGCCGCCCTGGGCAGCGCGTCCCTGTACAACCGGCTTCGAGAATTCCCGGTCGAGTTCAGGCCCGCCAGCTACACCCACGCGCCGTCGGTGCTGTCGCAG
The sequence above is drawn from the Mycobacteriales bacterium genome and encodes:
- a CDS encoding SDR family NAD(P)-dependent oxidoreductase, translating into MFSLAGRSALVTGAGQGIGGAVARALAAAGAAVLVTDVDKDAAAAATAEIVSAGGRAESAVLDVRDAGQAARAAEQAAELTGGTLHVVVNNAGVIAPAMFAKMTAEQFQFVLDVHVGGTFTVSQAALPFLAVDGTGRIINVTSAAGLVGTIGQVNYGAAKAAVVGLTKSLAKELAKKQITVNAVAPLAATAMTENIRTNEKLAAKTLARIPLGRWAHPDEIAATFVFFASDAASYITGQVLPVDGGTVI
- a CDS encoding acetyl-CoA hydrolase/transferase C-terminal domain-containing protein → MIDLGRYIAAGDGVWWGQGGAEPEPLVNALLEQADRIGPIRAFCGLTWNERLSGDLPDSLPDSLTVLSYGGLGELRRLSRHGLLDVVPCHYSALPRMFERGQLPSDVGLVQVSPPDADGLVSLGIGVEYVADALKHTRTLIAEVNHRMPRTRGSTGLPLSAFAAVVETDRPLREAPARAPDAVDRVIADHVASLVEDGDTLQLGVGSLPSAVLESLAGHTDLGFHTGMITDGVTALVEKGVVTGARKEIDQGLIVTGAALGSASLYNRLREFPVEFRPASYTHAPSVLSQLRSLVSINSAIEVDLLGQVGAELRRGVHIGAVGGQVDFSRAASLTGARSVIALRAESGGESTINPTLRGGVVTTARVDVDAVVTEHGVALLTGCTVAERARRLIAVAAPHHREGLERSLTDREVVS
- a CDS encoding AMP-binding protein; its protein translation is MTYTWHPSRDYLDHSNVARLMRTLGVATADELRARSVADIGAFWDTVTRDLGIEFRTPYSQVVDLTRGTEYPEWFSGGTINIVDAALGRWKDVTPGATAVVHEAEAGTVRRLTFAELDDQVARVRAGLRARGIGKGDAVAIYLPMAPEAVVAMYAVASIGAMVVPLFSGFAPNAIASRLQDADAKAVITADGTTRRRRTVLLKPQLDEALKACPDVEVVAVVDNIGEAVTLEPGRDVEWAELLAADPDLEIEPTSASDVLLLAYTSGTTGRPKGAVHTHAGFLVKVASEVAYGFELAPGRTFCWITDMGWIMGPLSIFGAHACGGTLLLYEGSPDVPGTSRLWDLVERHGVSTLGVSPTLVRTLRAAGTRPAGDLSSVRVLGSTGEPWDPESYDWLARDVFGGRVPVINFSGGTEVGGSFLCPYPVEEIRSCSLGGPALGMDVDVVDDVGRSLRGSVGELVCRQPWPSMTRGVWKDDERYREAYWSTYPGLWRHGDYALADDTGWFILGRSDDVMNVAGKRVAPAEIEAVLATDAAVAESAVVGIPDATKGEAIWAFWVRRAGATDGGGGDGDDGVVSARLTALVAAEVGKPFAPARVVRVGQLPKTRSAKIMRRAIRAAVLDTDPGDLSGAENPEAVQDIRSQVKELG
- a CDS encoding acyl-CoA dehydrogenase family protein, with the protein product MDLSDAPDEAQFRRDLRAWLEKSLLELPWPEPADLVEKAPFWRQWQAMLCEAGYTGLTWPREYGGQGLDERIRVIFGEECDLAGAPERLNIIGEDFAGPTIAHFGTDRQKDRYLRPILTGEEIWCQLFSEPDSGSDLASLRTKATKVEGGWRIQGQKIWTSRAQLAAHAILLARTGGGPRHKGITYFLLPMGSEGVTVRPLAHMLGEAEFNEVFLDDVFLSDDAVVGEVDGGWAVAMGTLAFERVAIATGRVNTTKAVDDLVAEIRLMTDDAGHPLGADPHVRQRVADLWARALVHHTISQRVISGAAAAGPPGPVTSIGKLYFCPLVEDLADFRLSLEPLAGQFGLDDTSPEAARARRWLRLANQARGTAIAGGSTFIQRNIVAERILGMPRG
- a CDS encoding acyl-CoA dehydrogenase family protein, whose product is MDFELSEDQTTIRRAVAELAAKFDDQYWMEKDAAHEFPAEFYQAFADGGWLGITIPEEYGGHGFGITEAALLLEEVSASGAGMNGASSMHLSIFGMHPVIVHGSEEMKRENLPRIVSGDLHVCFGVTEPGAGLDTTRITTFARRDGSDYVVNGRKVWISKAMESEKVLLLTRTTRFEDVTKKTDGLTLFLTDLDRDHVDIRPIRKMGRNAVSSNELFIDDLRVPEAHRVGEEGQGFRYILDGLNPERMLVAAEALGLGRVALRRAVRYGNERVVFGRPIGMNQGLQFPLADSLARLDAAELTLRKATWLYDNGKPCAREANTTKYLCADAGFEAADRALQTFGGMGYSEEYHVARYFREARLLRIAPLSQEMVLNFLGEHVLGLPRSY
- a CDS encoding electron transfer flavoprotein subunit beta/FixA family protein is translated as MKIVVCVKFVPDATADRRFRPGDNTVDRAGVDGLLSELDENAVEAALAIKEAGSGDGPGTEVTVLTVGPEQAADAVKKALQMGADAGVHVVDDAIQGSDAVATSLVLATALGKLEHDLVVFGMESTDGAMGVVPAMVAERLGLPAVTLGSEVTMGGSTVRIRRDGDVSSDTVEGTLPLVLSVTDAANEPRYPSFKGIMAAKKKPVQTWALSDLGLSADEVGGSVAWSQVTGVTARPPRSAGTVVTDSDGTGAAQLVEFLSSNKFL
- a CDS encoding acyl-CoA dehydrogenase family protein; the encoded protein is MRWQLSEEQEAYRQSFGAWLADVAPREAMRRWLGDGDAAEFAGRLVRDGWAGVGVPEALGGQGGGLVELALTAELLAGASAPSATWLATALAVPALGSGTDIAAFEGEHVALLCPANAIPGAGPRLTIDREGLLHGAVPRVLAGDLAARFVAVVDGPDGSPRLRLASAGAGVRAQTRRLLDRSRSVADVVIEGAPSEPLDVDAREFLAGCAARAAVLVAADSLGAMARMLDLAVEYSKQRHQFGVPIGSFQAVKHAAATILVEVEAARSAVYFAAASVDGGGPQSALHAAAVKAQVTAAGVRVADSALTLHGAIGYTWEHDLQLFYKRAKLDEYLYGGPTTWNERIAEGLNLVPV
- a CDS encoding thiolase family protein, whose translation is MTRSGREALIVEALRTPMGKAHPVRGWYRDTHPNEMLGVVYTALLDRTGLAPEAVEDIVIGCTAPFGEQSRNVARNAWLQAGYPAEVPATVLDRRCGSAQTAVEMAAALVASGTHDVVLAGGVEHMGHVPMGSPAKISELYGDPWPPVLRERYDFVSQGESAELIADRWDIGRAEMDAFAVRSHRLAAEAVAAGRFEREMIPLELNGEKRTSDQAIRPGTSMESLAGLRTVFRERGGRITAGSSSPISDGAAGVLVASRDGADRYGLRPRAGILDQTTVGVDPIIMLTGPIPATRKLLDRNRMTIDDIDLVEINEAFSSVVLAWERELKPDMGRVNVNGGAIALGHPVGASGARLFGTLLAEMERRDAEIGLVTMCCGGGLGTATLVQRIDA
- a CDS encoding electron transfer flavoprotein subunit alpha/FixB family protein; translated protein: MSNILVLADHVGGTVRKTTAELLTIARRLGEPVAVYIGDGVEQALPALGEYGAAKVIALTNPELSQYLVTPKAEALQQVAQKVEPTAILISSSSEGKEIAARLAVKLESGLITDAVDVQSGDGGPVTTQSVFAGSYTVHATVTKGTPIITVKPNASTPEAAQAAGTQPEVEEIVVSISGAAKTARITASRPREATGRPELTEAAIVVSGGRGTGGDFGPVEAFADSLGAAVGASRAAVDCGWYPHACQVGQTGKTVAPQLYVAAGISGAIQHRAGMQTSKTIVAINKDAEAPIFELADFGVVGDLHKVLPDATDDINSRKG